A window of the Gemmatirosa kalamazoonensis genome harbors these coding sequences:
- a CDS encoding restriction endonuclease subunit S yields the protein MSFTASLSELVAENRSGLLACAPSWERVRLGDVATVLNGFPFPSSRFTRDTGTPLLRIRDVARSSTEAYFDGFVDPEFLVQPGELVVGMDGDFSATLWRGPVAALNQRVCKLSPDERWYDQRLLALVLPGYLDAINGATSSITVKHLSSRTVADIPLPLPPLAEQRRIVAALEEHLSDLDAAVAGLERARANVRRFADAAIATGTNPRADWPIVPLRELGSLKGGVTKGQKRRAGDVTRAVPYLRVANVQRGRLDLSDVRTIEATEREIAELRLLPGDVLFNEGGDRDKLGRGWVWNGELSECIHQNHVFRARFDGSRVESRFVSHYANSHGQRYFLDQGKQTTNLASISMTKLGELPVPVPPLDEQRAILSEIEERLGVAERTAADIDVQLARAARLRQAILQRAFSGRLVPQDPTDEPASALLARVRAERPAPSAGRRPRASTRA from the coding sequence ATGAGCTTCACTGCTTCACTCTCTGAGTTAGTCGCCGAGAACCGAAGCGGTCTGCTCGCGTGCGCGCCCTCTTGGGAACGTGTACGCCTGGGCGACGTCGCGACGGTCCTCAACGGATTTCCGTTCCCCTCTTCGCGTTTCACCAGAGACACGGGCACGCCGCTCCTCCGAATCCGGGACGTGGCGCGGTCGTCTACCGAGGCGTACTTCGACGGGTTCGTTGACCCGGAGTTCCTGGTCCAGCCCGGGGAGCTTGTCGTCGGCATGGACGGCGACTTCAGTGCGACGCTGTGGCGAGGGCCGGTGGCGGCGCTGAACCAGCGGGTGTGCAAGCTCTCGCCCGATGAGCGGTGGTACGACCAGCGTCTGCTCGCGCTTGTCCTTCCGGGCTACCTCGACGCGATCAACGGCGCGACGTCGTCGATCACGGTGAAGCACCTGTCTTCCCGCACGGTCGCTGACATCCCGCTCCCGCTTCCTCCGCTCGCCGAGCAGCGCCGCATCGTCGCCGCGCTCGAGGAGCACCTGTCGGACCTCGACGCGGCAGTGGCGGGGCTTGAGCGGGCGCGGGCCAACGTGCGTCGCTTCGCGGACGCGGCCATCGCGACGGGCACGAACCCGCGGGCCGACTGGCCTATCGTGCCTCTTCGCGAGCTAGGCTCGCTCAAGGGTGGCGTCACGAAGGGGCAGAAGCGGCGTGCTGGCGACGTCACGCGCGCCGTGCCCTACCTCCGGGTCGCGAACGTCCAGCGCGGCCGACTGGATCTGAGCGACGTGCGCACCATCGAGGCGACCGAGCGGGAGATCGCGGAACTGCGGCTGCTCCCTGGCGACGTGCTGTTCAACGAGGGTGGCGACCGTGACAAGCTCGGACGCGGCTGGGTGTGGAACGGCGAGTTGAGCGAGTGCATCCACCAGAACCACGTCTTCCGGGCACGTTTCGATGGGAGTCGCGTGGAGTCACGGTTCGTGTCGCACTACGCGAACAGCCACGGACAACGCTACTTCCTCGACCAGGGGAAGCAGACCACCAACCTGGCCTCGATCAGCATGACGAAGCTCGGCGAGCTCCCCGTCCCGGTGCCGCCGCTTGACGAGCAGCGGGCGATCCTCTCCGAGATCGAGGAGCGTCTCGGCGTCGCGGAGCGCACCGCCGCCGACATCGACGTCCAGCTCGCCCGCGCTGCGCGCCTGCGCCAGGCCATCCTCCAGCGCGCCTTCTCTGGCCGCCTCGTCCCGCAGGACCCGACCGACGAGCCGGCGTCTGCGTTGCTCGCCCGCGTCCGCGCCGAGCGCCCGGCGCCTTCCGCGGGCCGTCGCCCCCGCGCGTCCACGCGCGCCTGA
- a CDS encoding restriction endonuclease encodes MAEITRKRTGELLRALFELLMPQADGMPAGEALRALEKKAPPTPFEQSSTESGARRYEKIVRFATVDCVKAQWMIKAHGRWTITDEGRKAYAAYPDPEAFYKRAVYLYHEWRKSTPKATGGEEPVDGADPGTGKAARITFEQAEEQAWSEIEKYLASMQPYEFQELVAALLRGMGYHVGWVAPPGKDGGVDIVAYNDPLGTRPPRIKVQVKRQQQKVAVDGLRSFMAVVGVDEVGIFVNAGGFTRDAEDEARSQHARRVTLVDLERLVDLWVEHYARLDEAARRRLPLQPIYFLAPES; translated from the coding sequence ATGGCCGAGATCACCCGGAAGCGCACGGGCGAGTTGCTGCGCGCCCTCTTCGAGCTGCTGATGCCGCAGGCGGACGGCATGCCCGCCGGCGAGGCCCTGCGGGCCCTCGAGAAGAAGGCACCGCCGACACCCTTCGAGCAGAGCAGCACCGAGTCGGGCGCCAGGCGGTACGAGAAGATCGTGCGCTTCGCCACCGTCGACTGCGTGAAGGCGCAGTGGATGATCAAGGCGCACGGGCGGTGGACCATCACCGACGAGGGGAGGAAGGCGTACGCGGCCTACCCCGATCCGGAGGCGTTCTACAAGCGCGCCGTGTACTTGTACCACGAGTGGCGCAAGAGCACGCCCAAGGCGACCGGGGGAGAGGAGCCGGTCGACGGCGCGGACCCGGGCACCGGCAAGGCGGCCCGCATCACGTTCGAGCAGGCCGAGGAGCAGGCGTGGAGCGAGATCGAGAAGTACCTCGCCTCGATGCAGCCCTACGAGTTCCAGGAGCTGGTCGCCGCGCTGCTTCGTGGCATGGGGTACCACGTCGGCTGGGTTGCCCCGCCCGGCAAGGACGGCGGGGTGGACATCGTAGCGTACAACGACCCGCTCGGCACGCGACCGCCGCGCATCAAGGTCCAGGTCAAGCGCCAGCAGCAGAAGGTCGCGGTCGACGGCCTCCGCTCCTTCATGGCGGTGGTCGGCGTCGACGAGGTGGGCATCTTCGTGAACGCGGGGGGCTTCACCCGCGACGCCGAGGACGAGGCGCGGTCGCAGCACGCGCGGCGCGTCACGCTCGTGGACCTGGAGCGGCTCGTCGACCTGTGGGTCGAGCACTACGCGCGGCTCGACGAGGCCGCGCGCCGCCGGTTGCCCCTGCAGCCGATCTACTTCCTCGCGCCCGAGAGCTGA
- a CDS encoding HsdM family class I SAM-dependent methyltransferase, with translation MTSDRIVAKLWNYCTVLRDDGLSYGDYVEQLTYLLFLKMAHERTQAPWSQPSVIPAGYDWPALKAKEGDALEVQYRHTLEALGRQPGMLGLIFRKAQNKVQDPAKLRRLIADLIDREQWLALDADVKGDAYEGLLEKNAQDTKGGAGQYFTPRPLIRAIVDCVAPRPGETVADPACGTGGFLLAAHDYVVRHHPSLDRAQKRHLKLEALHGTELVDGVARLCAMNLLLHGIGPTAGDTAAPAVRVDDALRADPGQRFEVILTNPPFGRKSSVRVVNAEGEEERQDLTVVRDDFWVSTSNKQLAFVQHVKTLLKIGGRAAVVVPDNVLFEGGAGETVRRKLLHECDVHTLLRLPTGIFYAQGVKANVLFFDRRAASDQPQTRKLWVYDLRTNRHFTLKTNPLQRADLDEFVACYRPENRYDRTATWHESDAPEGRWRAYDYAELVARDKASLDVFWLRDEALEASANLPAPDVIAAEIVEDLRAALATFEELQGALAER, from the coding sequence GTGACGTCCGACCGCATCGTTGCCAAGCTCTGGAACTACTGCACCGTCCTCCGCGACGACGGGCTGTCGTACGGCGACTACGTCGAGCAGCTCACCTATCTGCTGTTCCTGAAGATGGCCCACGAGCGCACGCAGGCGCCGTGGTCGCAGCCGTCCGTCATCCCGGCCGGCTACGACTGGCCCGCGCTCAAGGCGAAGGAGGGTGACGCGCTCGAGGTCCAGTACCGCCACACACTGGAGGCGCTGGGCCGGCAGCCGGGCATGCTCGGCCTGATCTTCCGCAAGGCGCAGAACAAGGTGCAGGACCCGGCCAAGCTGCGCCGCCTCATCGCGGATCTCATCGACCGCGAGCAGTGGCTCGCGCTCGACGCCGACGTGAAGGGCGACGCGTACGAGGGGCTGCTCGAGAAGAACGCGCAGGACACCAAGGGCGGGGCGGGGCAGTACTTCACCCCGCGCCCGCTCATCCGCGCCATCGTCGACTGCGTGGCCCCGCGCCCGGGCGAGACCGTGGCCGACCCCGCGTGCGGGACCGGCGGGTTCTTGCTCGCCGCGCACGACTACGTCGTCCGCCACCACCCGTCGCTCGACCGCGCGCAGAAGCGCCACCTCAAGCTCGAGGCGCTGCACGGCACCGAGCTGGTGGACGGTGTCGCCCGGCTGTGCGCGATGAACCTGCTCCTGCACGGCATCGGCCCCACGGCCGGGGACACCGCCGCGCCGGCCGTGCGCGTCGACGACGCCCTTCGCGCCGACCCGGGTCAGCGATTCGAGGTCATCCTCACCAACCCGCCGTTCGGTCGGAAGTCCAGCGTGCGCGTCGTGAACGCGGAGGGCGAGGAGGAGCGACAGGACCTCACGGTCGTCCGCGACGACTTCTGGGTGTCGACGAGCAACAAACAGCTCGCGTTCGTGCAGCACGTGAAGACGCTGCTCAAGATCGGCGGCCGGGCCGCGGTCGTCGTGCCGGACAACGTGCTGTTCGAGGGCGGGGCGGGAGAGACGGTGCGCCGCAAGCTGCTCCACGAGTGCGATGTGCACACGCTGCTGCGGCTCCCGACGGGCATCTTCTACGCGCAGGGCGTGAAGGCGAACGTGCTGTTCTTCGACCGCCGCGCCGCGAGCGATCAGCCGCAGACGCGGAAGCTCTGGGTGTACGACCTGCGCACGAACAGGCACTTCACCCTCAAGACGAACCCGCTGCAGCGCGCGGACCTCGACGAGTTCGTGGCCTGCTACCGGCCCGAGAACAGATACGACCGCACGGCGACGTGGCACGAATCGGACGCGCCCGAGGGACGCTGGCGCGCGTACGACTACGCGGAGCTCGTCGCGCGTGACAAGGCGAGCCTCGACGTGTTCTGGCTTCGCGACGAGGCACTCGAGGCGTCCGCGAACCTGCCGGCGCCCGACGTGATCGCGGCCGAGATCGTCGAGGACCTGCGCGCCGCCCTGGCTACGTTCGAGGAGCTACAGGGCGCGCTGGCGGAGCGCTGA
- a CDS encoding type I restriction-modification enzyme R subunit C-terminal domain-containing protein: MPLEAAAREEIDRALVASGWLVQDLAAMNLYAGPGVAVREVPLAPGHGVADYLLYADCQAVGVVEAKRVGETLTGVEIQSEKYGAGLPAGIPAPVRPLPFLYQSTGVETRFTNRLDPVPRSREVFAFHRPETLAAWATAEPLWLPLAGGAPDPRSERPATLRARLTAMPGVEPGGLWPAQLDTVRHLEASLAAGRPRALVQMATGSGKTIAAVASIYRLLKFGGAKRVLFLVDRANLGRQALKEFQSYRTPDDGRLFTELYNVQRLTANRVDPVANVVIGTVQRLYSMLRGEPTMAEEADELDADTALDAVALTGDAGTGGGLAALRRDPIPVAYNPDLPVELFDVVFVDECHRSIYTLWRQVVEYWDAFLVGLTATPSKLTYGFFDANVVQEYGHEHAVADGVNVDFDVYRIRTEITERGSAVEAGQIVDRRDRETRRRRWEQLDEPLVYDAAALDRDVVAPDQIRTVVRAFRDRFLPEVFPERTHVPKTLVFAKDDSHADDLVKILRDELSLGNDAVQKITYKTGTARIVERVPGPDGAEVERVTYKSSGVRPEDLLQSFRNSYHPRIAVTVDMIATGTDVKPLEVLWFMRTVRSRTLFEQMKGRGVRVVSPDDLRAVTPDAAAKTRYVIVDCVGVCEEPMADTRPMDVQPTVSLERLLQAVAMGNVDPEVASTLASRLVRLDARLGRDERASVAATTGGPTLRDLAHGIVDALDPDRQRAAAREAAAAAPGARVAEPGWEPGEAAVARARAALLRAALAPLAGDPQLRERLLDLKRAKEQTIDTASADTLLGAGLSPEARDRALGLTTSFEAFLTEHRDELSALRLLYGSRGPGQARLTRAAVEELRRALLDRQPPLALDAVWRAYETLDRSRVRGGPARLLTDVVALVRFATHRDDALAPLPSVARARLDTWLARMEAGGRRFTDEQRVWLAMMVDHVAADVEIEAEDFDDPPFTQRGGLAGAHRVFGTELPRVLEEIGEVIAA; the protein is encoded by the coding sequence ATGCCCCTGGAAGCCGCCGCCCGCGAGGAGATCGACCGCGCGCTCGTGGCGTCCGGCTGGCTGGTGCAGGACCTCGCGGCCATGAACCTCTACGCCGGCCCCGGCGTGGCCGTCCGGGAGGTCCCGCTCGCCCCGGGACACGGCGTCGCCGACTACCTGCTCTACGCCGACTGCCAGGCGGTGGGCGTGGTCGAGGCCAAGCGGGTGGGGGAGACTCTCACCGGCGTGGAGATCCAGAGCGAGAAGTACGGCGCCGGCCTCCCGGCCGGCATCCCGGCGCCCGTGCGCCCGCTCCCGTTCCTGTACCAGTCGACGGGCGTCGAGACCCGGTTCACGAACCGGCTCGACCCCGTGCCGAGGAGCCGCGAGGTCTTCGCGTTCCACCGCCCCGAGACTCTCGCGGCGTGGGCCACCGCAGAGCCGCTGTGGCTCCCTCTCGCCGGCGGGGCGCCTGACCCGCGCTCGGAGCGGCCGGCCACCCTACGGGCCCGCCTCACGGCCATGCCCGGGGTGGAGCCCGGCGGCCTCTGGCCGGCGCAGCTCGACACCGTGCGGCACCTCGAAGCCTCGCTCGCCGCCGGCCGCCCCCGCGCGCTGGTCCAGATGGCCACGGGCTCGGGGAAGACCATCGCCGCCGTGGCCAGCATCTACCGGCTGCTCAAGTTCGGCGGCGCGAAGCGCGTGCTCTTCCTCGTCGACCGCGCGAACCTCGGCCGGCAGGCGCTCAAGGAGTTCCAGAGCTACCGCACCCCTGACGACGGCCGGCTCTTCACTGAGCTCTACAACGTGCAGCGCCTCACGGCCAACCGGGTGGACCCGGTGGCCAACGTGGTGATCGGCACGGTGCAGCGCCTCTACTCGATGCTCCGTGGGGAGCCCACGATGGCCGAGGAGGCCGACGAGCTGGACGCCGACACCGCGCTCGACGCCGTCGCGCTGACCGGCGACGCCGGGACGGGCGGCGGGCTCGCCGCGCTCCGCCGCGACCCCATTCCCGTCGCCTACAACCCCGACCTCCCCGTCGAGCTGTTCGACGTCGTGTTCGTCGACGAGTGCCACCGGAGCATCTACACGCTCTGGCGACAGGTCGTCGAATACTGGGACGCGTTCCTCGTCGGCCTCACTGCGACGCCGTCGAAGCTCACCTATGGCTTCTTCGACGCCAACGTGGTGCAGGAGTACGGGCACGAGCACGCGGTGGCCGACGGCGTCAACGTCGACTTCGACGTGTACCGCATCCGCACCGAGATCACCGAGCGCGGCTCGGCGGTGGAGGCCGGGCAGATCGTCGACCGGCGCGACCGGGAGACACGCCGCCGTCGGTGGGAGCAGCTCGACGAGCCGCTCGTCTACGACGCCGCGGCGCTCGACCGCGACGTCGTGGCGCCCGACCAGATCCGGACCGTGGTGCGCGCCTTCCGCGACCGCTTCCTCCCCGAGGTTTTCCCCGAGCGCACGCACGTCCCCAAGACGCTCGTCTTCGCCAAGGACGACTCGCACGCAGACGACCTGGTGAAGATCCTCCGCGACGAGCTGTCGCTGGGCAACGACGCGGTGCAGAAGATCACCTACAAGACCGGCACCGCGCGCATCGTCGAGCGCGTGCCGGGGCCCGACGGAGCCGAGGTCGAGCGCGTCACCTACAAGTCGAGCGGGGTTCGTCCCGAGGACCTCCTGCAGAGCTTCCGCAACTCCTACCACCCGCGCATCGCCGTCACGGTCGACATGATCGCCACCGGCACCGACGTGAAGCCGCTCGAGGTGCTCTGGTTCATGCGCACGGTGCGCAGCCGCACGCTGTTCGAGCAGATGAAGGGGCGCGGCGTCCGCGTGGTCTCGCCCGACGACCTGCGCGCGGTGACCCCCGACGCCGCGGCCAAGACGCGCTACGTGATCGTGGACTGCGTGGGCGTCTGCGAGGAGCCGATGGCCGACACGCGCCCGATGGACGTGCAGCCCACGGTGTCGCTGGAGCGGCTGCTCCAGGCGGTGGCGATGGGGAACGTGGACCCGGAGGTCGCCTCGACGCTCGCCAGCCGCCTCGTCCGCCTCGACGCCCGGCTCGGCCGCGACGAGCGGGCGAGCGTGGCCGCGACCACGGGCGGGCCCACGCTCCGCGACCTGGCGCACGGGATCGTCGATGCGCTCGACCCCGACCGGCAGCGCGCGGCGGCCCGCGAGGCGGCGGCCGCCGCGCCGGGCGCGCGGGTGGCCGAGCCGGGGTGGGAGCCGGGCGAGGCCGCAGTGGCGCGAGCCCGCGCCGCGCTGCTCCGGGCCGCTCTCGCTCCCCTGGCCGGCGACCCGCAGCTCCGCGAGCGTCTGCTCGACCTCAAGCGCGCGAAGGAGCAGACCATCGACACGGCGAGCGCCGACACCCTCCTCGGCGCCGGCCTCTCCCCCGAGGCGCGCGACCGGGCGCTCGGCCTGACCACGAGCTTCGAGGCGTTCCTCACCGAGCACCGCGACGAGCTCTCGGCGCTCCGACTCCTCTACGGCTCGCGCGGGCCCGGACAGGCGCGGCTCACCCGGGCGGCGGTCGAGGAGCTGCGCCGGGCGCTGCTCGACCGGCAGCCGCCGCTCGCGCTCGACGCCGTGTGGCGCGCCTACGAGACGCTCGACCGGTCGCGCGTGCGCGGCGGACCGGCGCGGCTGCTGACCGACGTCGTGGCGCTGGTGCGCTTCGCTACGCACCGTGACGACGCGCTGGCCCCGCTGCCGTCGGTGGCGCGGGCGCGGCTCGACACGTGGCTCGCGCGAATGGAGGCGGGCGGGCGCCGCTTCACCGACGAGCAGCGCGTGTGGCTCGCGATGATGGTCGACCATGTGGCGGCGGACGTGGAGATTGAGGCGGAGGACTTCGACGACCCACCGTTCACGCAGCGCGGCGGGTTGGCGGGGGCGCACCGGGTGTTCGGGACGGAGCTGCCGCGGGTGCTAGAGGAGATCGGGGAGGTGATCGCGGCATGA